In Bacillus sp. DX3.1, the following proteins share a genomic window:
- a CDS encoding MAE_28990/MAE_18760 family HEPN-like nuclease, protein MNSKQQFIDRQLLKTRNEIAHGEYKNLVDKGNDDEAKKDFEELYHTILELMDEFKEQIIDAGLKKTYLKVSS, encoded by the coding sequence ATTAACTCTAAACAGCAGTTTATTGATCGACAGCTTTTAAAAACGAGAAATGAGATAGCTCATGGAGAGTATAAAAATTTAGTTGATAAAGGTAATGATGATGAGGCAAAAAAGGATTTTGAAGAATTATACCATACAATTTTAGAACTTATGGATGAATTTAAAGAACAGATAATTGATGCTGGGTTGAAGAAGACTTATTTGAAGGTTAGCTCATAG
- a CDS encoding helix-turn-helix transcriptional regulator — protein sequence MAIIINIDVMLAKRKMSVTELSEKVGITMANLSILKNGKAKAIRLSTLEAICKALECQPGDILEYQSDEDS from the coding sequence ATGGCAATTATAATTAATATTGATGTGATGTTAGCAAAAAGGAAAATGAGCGTAACAGAACTTTCGGAGAAGGTTGGAATAACAATGGCGAACCTTTCTATATTGAAAAATGGAAAGGCAAAAGCGATTCGATTATCCACTTTAGAGGCAATTTGTAAGGCTTTAGAATGTCAGCCTGGAGATATTTTAGAATACCAAAGTGACGAAGACAGTTAA
- a CDS encoding DUF2975 domain-containing protein encodes MEKVTTLFLKIAVILLGVPVLALCIFLVPEMANLAAKLLPQFAFIKYLVFIAFDASAIPFYFALYQAFKLLCYIDKNKAFSDLSVKALKKIKYCAITISILHVLVWPLFYIFAEVDDAPGVIFVGLVVPFASMVIAVFAAVLQKLLQDAINIKSENDLTV; translated from the coding sequence ATGGAAAAAGTAACAACGTTGTTTTTAAAAATAGCTGTTATTCTTTTAGGAGTCCCAGTTCTTGCTCTGTGCATCTTTTTGGTGCCAGAGATGGCGAATCTTGCAGCAAAATTGCTTCCACAGTTTGCTTTTATAAAATATCTCGTTTTCATCGCTTTTGATGCATCGGCTATACCTTTTTACTTTGCTTTGTATCAGGCTTTCAAACTCTTATGCTATATTGACAAAAATAAAGCTTTCTCCGATTTATCTGTAAAAGCTTTAAAGAAAATCAAATACTGTGCCATCACAATCAGTATTTTGCATGTGCTAGTTTGGCCGCTCTTCTATATCTTTGCGGAAGTAGACGACGCACCAGGAGTTATCTTTGTCGGATTGGTTGTTCCTTTTGCTTCGATGGTTATCGCAGTCTTTGCGGCTGTTCTCCAAAAACTTTTACAAGATGCAATTAATATCAAATCAGAAAATGATTTAACGGTCTGA
- a CDS encoding DUF4153 domain-containing protein, whose translation MDINNLIIENIVNPHELERMYRKDSKAFKKSFSHAWEQNPDSQVLGVWYERLHFKETANTEKTSLLQKGFLFMGILAILAGISTRIIFHFVEQEAIAPINLAFGIIPFIAAYFVYNNTPKKSVIYSLAALFLISGFYLNMLPLNYKDSIILAYLHLPIFLWVLVGLAFTGNEYSKGSTRLAYIKFNLEYCILYASMAVSGMVLAALTMQLFSFVDLDIEDFYFSNVVLFGAAALAIVAAYLVSMNLKLAKNITPYIAKIFSPLVLVTLLIYLITVIWVGKNPFLDRNFLIAFNGILLGVLAVTIFSIIESDSDEKKNISDYINFALIVLALIIDSVALSAIVFRLSSYGITPNRLAVLGVNILIWANLIWIMLSYMRFLQNKSGPSTIQDAVTNYLPVYGLWAAFVTFTFPIIFN comes from the coding sequence ATGGACATTAACAATTTGATTATTGAAAATATTGTTAACCCTCATGAGCTGGAGAGAATGTATAGAAAAGACTCGAAAGCTTTTAAAAAGTCATTCTCACACGCATGGGAACAAAATCCTGATTCTCAGGTTCTTGGTGTTTGGTATGAAAGATTGCATTTCAAGGAGACGGCAAATACAGAAAAAACTTCCTTGCTTCAAAAAGGTTTCTTATTCATGGGCATTTTAGCCATTCTGGCCGGGATAAGCACCAGGATCATTTTCCATTTTGTCGAACAGGAAGCAATTGCTCCAATTAACCTGGCTTTTGGTATAATTCCCTTTATTGCTGCCTATTTTGTTTACAATAATACTCCGAAAAAAAGTGTTATTTATTCCCTTGCAGCGTTGTTCCTAATTTCCGGGTTTTATCTTAATATGCTGCCATTAAATTATAAAGACAGTATTATCCTTGCTTATTTACACCTTCCCATATTCTTATGGGTATTGGTAGGGCTTGCATTTACAGGAAATGAATATTCAAAAGGCAGTACAAGATTAGCCTATATTAAATTTAATTTGGAATATTGTATTCTCTACGCCAGCATGGCAGTTAGCGGAATGGTACTAGCAGCATTAACCATGCAGTTATTTAGCTTTGTTGACTTGGATATAGAAGACTTCTATTTTAGTAATGTCGTTTTATTTGGTGCTGCCGCTCTCGCTATTGTGGCTGCATACCTGGTATCAATGAATCTTAAACTTGCTAAGAATATTACACCATATATAGCTAAAATTTTTAGTCCTCTTGTCCTGGTCACATTGTTGATCTATCTTATAACGGTTATATGGGTCGGAAAAAATCCATTCTTGGACCGCAATTTCCTGATAGCCTTTAACGGAATACTCCTTGGTGTATTGGCCGTTACCATATTTTCCATTATCGAGAGCGACTCAGACGAGAAAAAGAACATTTCAGATTATATAAATTTTGCCTTAATTGTTCTTGCGCTTATCATTGACAGTGTGGCTTTGTCAGCCATCGTGTTCAGACTTTCTTCTTATGGGATTACGCCTAATAGACTTGCTGTTTTAGGAGTAAACATACTTATCTGGGCAAATCTAATTTGGATTATGCTCTCCTATATGCGTTTTCTACAAAACAAATCCGGACCTTCAACTATCCAAGATGCCGTTACTAATTATTTGCCGGTCTACGGACTTTGGGCAGCTTTCGTTACATTTACTTTTCCTATAATTTTTAATTAG